A stretch of the Tachyglossus aculeatus isolate mTacAcu1 chromosome 6, mTacAcu1.pri, whole genome shotgun sequence genome encodes the following:
- the FRMD7 gene encoding FERM domain-containing protein 7 yields the protein MLHLKVQFLDDSQKIFVVDQKSSGKGLFNLSCSHLNLIEKEYFGLEFRSHSGNNVWLELLKPITKQVKNPKEIIFQFMVKFFPVDPGHLREELTRYLFTLQIKKDLALGRLPCSDNCMALLVSHILQSELGDFHEETDRKHLEQNQYLPNQECLDNKIMDFHQKHMGRSPADSEVQLLDVARRLEMYGIRPHPASDGEGTQINLAVAHMGVLVLRGNTKINTFNWAKIRKLSFKRKHFLIKLHAHISGLCKDTLEFTMTSRDACKAFWKTCVEYHAFFRLSEEPKSKPRTFLCSKGSSFRFSGRTQRQLLEHGKRGRLQSLPFQRKHYPPQYRERQCRSSPDLLSDVSRQVEDLLLVYSSGCYRSGNGTHVSEPSLGCSRRRNSAVEVTFAAELGRSRPEADPLPFPFPLYQSQSSSTFPLIYTEPDPFDFCGQKSPLTSFQVPSGLAETNTRPFPGRTQTERQLMYTDVPYAPNISPQVEVVPPQVFFYVDRPPQVPRRSPIPAEEKGRSPPGPALTTVKAPKRSPRDSRPKGFPHEAGPRMQPRSSASHELQAEAGAGAPEYPLQVQNPQRSRSQSDMKAIRFPFGSEFHPLGPCPPLSRKASILTYMFAEEAFPGASRGRAVLGHYMGSESSDSESEMLNPDHCSLHSRKPRSPVTRIRLSSGSFQLDDGDEEDPFNPADTEGRTSLQPPSYFLG from the exons CAAAAGTCATCTGGAAAGGGCTTGTTTAACCTGAGTTGCAGCCACCTCAACCTCATTGAGAAGGAATATTTTGGGTTGGAATTCCGAAGTCATTCTGGAAATAAT GTTTGGTTGGAACTTCTAAAACCCATCACAAAGCAAGTTAAAA ATCCTAAGGAGATTATTTTCCAATTTATGGTGAAATTTTTCCCAGTGGATCCTGGACATCTGAGAGAAGAActcaccag GTATCTTTTCACCCTTCAAATCAAAAAAGATCTGGCCCTAGGGAGGCTTCCCTGCAGTGACAACTGTATGGCATTGCTGGTGTCCCATATTTTACAAT CGGAGTTGGGAGATTTTCATGAAGAAACAGATCGGAAGCACCTGGAACAGAATCAGTATTTACCTAACCAGGAATGTTTAGATAACAAGATAATGGACTTTCATCAAAAGCACAT gggaaggagcccggcaGACTCTGAGGTGCAACTGTTGGACGTGGCAAGGAGGCTAGAGATGTATGGGATTCGGCCCCACCCTGCTAGTGATGGAGAAGGGACCCAGATTAATTTGGCTGTAGCCCACATGGGCGTTTTGGTGCTTCGG GGGAATACTAAGATCAACACTTTCAACTGGGCTAAAATCCGCAAACTGAGctttaaaagaaaacattttctaaTCAAACTCCATGCACACATCTCA GGATTGTGCAAGGACACCTTAGAGTTTACCATGACCAGCAGAGATGCCTGCAAAGCTTTCTGGAAGACGTGTGTTGAGTATCACGCTTTTTTCCGACTTTCAGAAGAGCCCAAGTCAAAGCCCAGGACTTTTTTGTGTAGTAAAGGCTCGAGTTTCCGCTTCAG CGGAAGGACCCAGAGGCAGCTTTTGGAGCATGGAAAAAGAGGGAGGCTGCAGAGTTTACCGTTTCAGAG GAAACACTACCCACCTCAGTACCGAGAAAGACAGTGCAGATCATCCCCTGACCTCCTGTCTGATGTGTCCAGACAA gtgGAAGACCTGCTCTTGGTATACAGCAGCGGTTGCTACCGCAGTGGGAATGGGACACATGTGTCGGAGCCCTCACTAGgctgcagcaggaggaggaattctgcagTCGAGGTGACATTTGCAGCAGAACTGGGGCGCTCCAGGCCTGAGGCTGACCcgctcccattcccattcccactctaccagtctcagagcAGTTCAACTTTCCCGCTCATCTACACTGAGCCTGACCCTTTTGATTTCTGTGGGCAGAAGAGCCCTCTGACGTCCTTCCAGGTGCCCTCTGGACTTGCTGAAACGAACACGCGCCCTTTCCCTGGCCGCACACAGACTGAAAGGCAGCTAATGTACACGGACGTGCCTTATGCCCCCAACATCAGCCCGCAGGTGGAGGTTGTTCCACCACAGGTATTTTTCTACGTGGACAGGCCACCTCAGGTGCCCAGACGCTCTCCCATCCCTGCTGAGGAAAAGGGCCggtctcctcctggccctgctctcaCCACCGTGAAAGCGCCCAAGAGAAGTCCGAGGGACTCAAGGCCCAAGGGCTTTCCACATGAGGCCGGCCCCAGGATGCAGCCCAGAAGCAGCGCCAGCCACGAATTACAAGCGGAGGCCGGGGCAGGAGCCCCTGAATACCCTCTCCAAGTCCAAAACCCCCAGCGCTCACGGAGCCAATCAGACATGAAAGCCATCCGTTTTCCATTTGGGTCAGAGTTCCATCCCCTGGGCCCTTGCCCTCCTCTAAGTAGGAAAGCCAGTATCTTGACGTATATGTTTGCAGAAGAAGCATTTCCCGGAGCCTCGAGGGGCAGAGCGGTGCTAGGACACTACATGGGTAGCGAGTCCAGCGACTCTGAATCGGAGATGCTTAACCCAGACCACTGTTCTTTACACAGTAGAAAACCAAGGTCACCTGTGACAAGAATCCGTTTGTCTTCTGGGAGCTTCCAACTGGATGATGGCGATGAGGAGGATCCCTTTAACCCAGCTGACACTGAAGGGAGGACTTCACTGCAACCACCCAGTTATTTTTTAGGTTGA